One Cicer arietinum cultivar CDC Frontier isolate Library 1 chromosome 8, Cicar.CDCFrontier_v2.0, whole genome shotgun sequence DNA segment encodes these proteins:
- the LOC101490876 gene encoding transcription factor HEC1 produces MDNNEDILKTLETTDESTMNHMMTMMMQMEKFPESTYQPFYNTNSNSNNLNLNLTNTENEYCLMNPPLSSYPLQPNNASSYSYPSLEKKSSSMTAMREMIFRMAVMQPIHIDPETIKPPKRKNVKISKDPQSVAARHRRERISEKIRILQRLVPGGTKMDTASMLDEAIHYVKFLKKQVQSLEQAGGITRPNLNNVVGNFPSGMFSNYANFNYSSLLRGCSSPCQMVAPTSKHMLS; encoded by the coding sequence ATGGATAATAATGAGGACATATTGAAAACCTTAGAAACTACTGATGAAAGCACCATGAATCACATGATGACAATGATGATGCAAATGGAAAAGTTTCCTGAATCAACATATCAACCGTTTTATAACACCAACTCCAATAGCAACAATCTTAATCTCAATCTCACCAACACAGAAAATGAATACTGTTTGATGAATCCACCACTCTCTTCTTATCCTCTTCAACCAAACAATGCTTCATCATATTCATACCCTTCATTAGAGAAAAAGAGTTCATCAATGACAGCAATGAGAGAAATGATATTCAGAATGGCGGTTATGCAACCTATTCACATAGACCCAGAAACCATTAAACCACCAAAGAGAAAAAACGTGAAGATTTCAAAAGATCCACAGAGTGTAGCTGCAAGACACAGAAGAGAAAGAATAAGTGAGAAAATAAGGATCTTGCAGAGATTAGTTCCTGGTGGAACAAAAATGGATACAGCTTCTATGTTAGATGAAGCAATACATTATGTGAAGTTCTTGAAGAAACAAGTGCAGAGTCTTGAACAAGCTGGGGGAATTACTAGACCTAATTTGAATAATGTTGTTGGTAATTTCCCTTCAGGAATGTTTTCTAATTATgctaattttaattattcttcTTTGCTTAGAGGTTGTTCATCACCTTGTCAAATGGTGGCTCCTACTTCTAAACATATGCTAAGTTGA